In a genomic window of Porphyromonadaceae bacterium W3.11:
- a CDS encoding DUF4876 domain-containing protein: MNRFKPITVLLMLLMLWACDTNNTDKPSVKTPLQVEVKAPLGMEGELKELKGIITGSDGQEVELNWKHGVAVCELPEGNYTIELTAQFRFTDHHQMVRDEALHLVDNIALEGKEKVIKVLQFSSFQTSGTFLIEEIFFAGTTTKEGNQYDDDKYIIITNNSEQTLYADGLTLLVSHFTADEKKHNLQPDVLPDKFPVKVAYQIKGKGTDYPVKAGESMILCQSAIDHTEFNPQSFSLLDADFEWLSEQAATVGEFPNNPATPNMTLVYSNDGNGVWSMGNNGNETYAIARLSDEFISHIGDYKYDYVEDIIVDGVNYGSFPGETAVAIPNELILDAVNLCPKNNWQWLPISSSQDNGYAFVAEESHSSKRYMQSVVRKSEMKGNKKVLIDTNNSSEDFEISNPATLLNN; the protein is encoded by the coding sequence ATGAATAGATTTAAACCGATAACAGTCCTTCTAATGCTCCTAATGCTATGGGCTTGTGATACGAATAATACTGATAAACCCAGTGTAAAAACGCCACTACAAGTGGAAGTCAAAGCTCCTCTGGGTATGGAAGGAGAACTAAAAGAGCTGAAAGGAATCATCACAGGATCTGATGGTCAAGAGGTAGAACTTAATTGGAAACATGGCGTAGCCGTATGTGAGCTACCAGAGGGAAACTATACTATAGAACTCACAGCTCAGTTTAGGTTTACAGACCATCACCAAATGGTTAGGGACGAAGCCTTGCATTTAGTTGATAACATTGCGTTAGAAGGTAAGGAAAAAGTAATAAAGGTTCTGCAGTTCTCTTCATTTCAGACGAGTGGCACATTTCTCATAGAAGAGATATTTTTCGCTGGAACAACCACAAAAGAGGGAAATCAATATGATGATGATAAGTATATTATCATCACCAATAATTCAGAGCAGACACTTTATGCTGATGGGTTAACGCTCTTAGTTTCACACTTTACGGCTGATGAAAAGAAGCATAACTTACAACCAGACGTTTTACCCGACAAGTTCCCAGTAAAGGTAGCGTACCAAATTAAGGGGAAGGGTACAGATTATCCAGTTAAAGCTGGTGAATCCATGATCTTATGTCAGTCTGCTATTGATCATACAGAGTTCAATCCCCAATCATTTTCGCTACTCGATGCAGACTTTGAATGGTTATCAGAGCAAGCGGCAACAGTTGGAGAATTCCCTAATAACCCTGCAACACCCAATATGACTTTGGTTTACTCAAATGACGGTAATGGGGTGTGGTCTATGGGTAATAATGGTAATGAGACTTATGCTATCGCACGACTATCTGATGAATTTATATCCCATATTGGAGACTATAAATATGATTACGTGGAGGATATAATTGTTGACGGGGTTAACTATGGCTCATTCCCTGGAGAGACAGCTGTGGCGATACCGAATGAGTTAATCTTAGATGCCGTTAATCTTTGCCCTAAAAATAATTGGCAATGGCTACCTATCAGTTCATCACAAGACAATGGATATGCCTTTGTAGCTGAAGAATCTCACTCATCCAAACGTTATATGCAATCGGTCGTTCGTAAATCAGAAATGAAAGGAAACAAAAAGGTATTGATTGATACTAATAATTCCAGTGAAGACTTCGAGATATCTAACCCAGCAACTTTATTAAACAACTAA
- a CDS encoding KilA-N domain-containing protein has translation MVQKSTNIFAYEGNNITFAKGDDLMINATQMARPFGKRPAKWLELPSTQEFISQLSAIRKSDRLIETVNGVGTWMHEDVALEFARWLSPLFAIWCNDRIKQLLLDGVTYLEPKAFKDVPMVITSEGKQGYYFRDVLSAVGYSRMSGTANDYKKRYPNDFFQLAGRNYCSPRIAQLIGKRAEIRQLEAEMMQSLPSGEEVCL, from the coding sequence ATGGTACAGAAATCGACCAACATCTTTGCCTACGAAGGCAACAACATCACCTTTGCTAAGGGCGACGACCTTATGATCAACGCAACCCAAATGGCACGACCTTTTGGAAAAAGACCAGCCAAATGGCTTGAACTTCCATCTACTCAAGAATTCATTTCTCAGCTCTCAGCTATCCGAAAATCGGATAGGTTAATCGAAACAGTTAATGGTGTTGGTACATGGATGCACGAAGATGTAGCACTTGAATTTGCAAGATGGTTGTCCCCACTGTTTGCTATTTGGTGTAATGACCGTATCAAGCAACTTCTCCTTGATGGTGTAACCTATCTCGAGCCGAAGGCCTTTAAGGACGTGCCGATGGTGATCACTTCAGAGGGTAAGCAAGGGTACTACTTCCGTGATGTGCTGAGCGCTGTGGGGTATTCTCGTATGAGTGGCACCGCAAACGACTATAAGAAGCGGTACCCCAATGACTTCTTTCAACTCGCAGGTCGTAACTATTGTAGCCCTCGCATCGCACAGCTCATAGGGAAGAGGGCTGAGATTCGACAGCTCGAAGCCGAGATGATGCAGTCACTCCCAAGTGGAGAGGAGGTGTGCTTATGA
- a CDS encoding TonB-dependent receptor, translating to MDSDKAPLQGALVELQSKDKKKMGVTDASGLCVLSGVPLGSYQLTIRFVGLETHHEKLTLPIKGEKLVLLHYKKDVLEEVVVTAKSSKGLASGSVIGKDAMQHIQPTSFADLLELLPGGLTSTPSLTTPNQIRLREANIPITGSFNMLPRVSSRNYTTDSQGVAFIMDGIPIQNEAGMQKISGAWDLKETSRIFLNRGVDMRGISTDDIESVEIIRGIPSVEYSNLTSGLVKIKRKQGLDRLEGRFKADMGSQLFYIGKGVNLAEKDFDISGSMSYLSAYADPRDVQNSYKRVIASLRGSKIFRWKSSNQLQYHFNLDYTGSFDNDKQDPDLHKGKEDAYNASYNQFAISQSLQYRNSQNRWLSEVLADFSFSHTDERTKIVKFVQHPHSTPYTDAKEEGEHEGKYYPYSYTGRHIVEGKPTYLYARLKGVSLFQIGKSYHHLIWGGNWNYSKNYGKGAIYDIDHPVFSNAPTRPRPFDDIPANNRLSLFLEDKSDLAIGDDMLTLSIGLAANSLLGLEKSYAMCGKWYWDFRANAKYSRIIANIKDQPLRAELIAGIGTLSMFPTMTQLYPDKIYYDNVQLNYFHNRPEFRLVNIRTYIFNPINYQLKPASNLKREVRLDLDWGYFGGSVTYFNETMSNGFRPMDELLVIDYKKYDASHLPHGELTSKPDINTLPYSTQKRHLLLERTDNGSETRKEGVEWTFHTPRFPSIYTRFTFSGAWFKTTYKNSLPQYEKPNVIISDKEIPFIGIYQDTEGLISETLNTDLRADTYIPHLGLGVSLSFQSNWFSSAQRLPISAYPTRYIDLDGKEWNYEVSDNMPAELKWLKRNITDSMFEKYVVPFMMTTNLKATKYLLNDKLRIALFVNKIFDYTPDFERNGHTIRRNQYPYFGMELNINL from the coding sequence ATGGATAGTGATAAAGCTCCTCTACAAGGGGCACTAGTGGAGTTACAGTCGAAAGATAAAAAGAAAATGGGTGTGACTGATGCGTCAGGCCTCTGTGTGCTGTCTGGTGTCCCACTGGGTAGTTATCAGCTAACAATAAGGTTTGTAGGATTAGAAACACATCATGAAAAGCTAACCCTACCTATAAAAGGGGAGAAGTTAGTGCTACTACATTATAAAAAAGATGTGCTTGAGGAGGTGGTTGTTACAGCCAAATCAAGCAAAGGGCTCGCCAGTGGATCTGTGATAGGCAAAGATGCGATGCAGCATATTCAACCAACTAGCTTTGCTGATCTTCTGGAGTTACTGCCAGGAGGATTGACGTCCACGCCGTCATTAACGACACCTAACCAGATTCGACTACGAGAAGCAAATATCCCAATTACAGGTTCTTTCAATATGCTTCCGCGAGTTTCTTCTAGAAATTATACCACAGATTCTCAGGGAGTAGCCTTCATAATGGATGGAATACCCATACAAAATGAAGCTGGGATGCAAAAGATTTCAGGGGCATGGGATCTTAAGGAGACTTCGAGGATTTTTCTTAATAGAGGGGTCGATATGAGAGGGATTTCTACTGATGATATTGAAAGCGTCGAGATCATTCGAGGGATTCCTTCAGTGGAATACTCTAACCTTACTAGCGGGTTGGTTAAGATCAAACGCAAACAAGGACTTGATAGGCTGGAGGGGCGATTCAAAGCTGATATGGGGAGTCAACTCTTCTATATAGGTAAGGGCGTCAACCTGGCAGAGAAAGATTTTGACATATCTGGGTCTATGAGTTATCTTTCAGCTTATGCCGACCCTCGTGATGTACAGAATAGCTACAAGAGAGTGATAGCTTCCTTAAGAGGAAGCAAGATATTCAGATGGAAGTCATCTAATCAGCTACAATATCACTTCAATCTCGATTATACAGGTTCTTTCGATAATGATAAGCAGGACCCCGACCTCCATAAAGGGAAAGAGGATGCATACAATGCATCGTATAATCAGTTCGCTATTAGTCAATCACTACAATATAGGAATAGCCAAAATCGCTGGCTCTCTGAGGTATTAGCAGATTTTTCCTTTTCTCATACAGATGAGCGGACTAAAATCGTGAAGTTTGTTCAGCATCCACATTCTACCCCTTACACTGATGCAAAAGAGGAGGGAGAGCATGAGGGGAAATATTATCCGTATAGTTATACGGGGCGTCATATCGTAGAGGGAAAGCCAACCTATCTCTATGCTAGGCTAAAGGGGGTCTCGCTATTTCAGATAGGTAAGAGTTATCATCATCTGATATGGGGAGGCAACTGGAATTACAGCAAAAATTATGGGAAGGGTGCTATATATGATATAGACCATCCTGTTTTTTCCAATGCCCCTACTCGTCCACGTCCATTTGATGATATTCCGGCGAATAATAGGCTTTCACTCTTTTTAGAGGACAAGAGTGATCTGGCTATCGGCGATGATATGCTGACACTCTCCATCGGTTTGGCAGCTAACTCACTCCTAGGATTAGAGAAATCGTATGCTATGTGTGGAAAATGGTATTGGGACTTCAGAGCTAATGCCAAGTATTCTAGGATCATAGCAAACATAAAGGACCAGCCACTTCGTGCAGAGCTCATAGCTGGGATAGGTACCCTAAGTATGTTTCCTACCATGACACAACTGTACCCTGATAAGATTTACTACGATAATGTACAGCTCAACTACTTTCACAATAGGCCTGAATTTCGACTGGTAAATATCCGCACCTATATTTTCAACCCCATAAATTACCAATTAAAGCCAGCTTCAAACCTTAAAAGAGAGGTTCGACTCGACCTAGACTGGGGCTACTTTGGTGGTTCGGTCACTTACTTCAATGAGACCATGAGTAATGGCTTTCGTCCGATGGATGAGTTATTGGTCATTGATTACAAAAAATATGACGCCTCACATCTGCCACATGGTGAACTGACATCAAAACCAGATATTAACACCCTGCCCTACTCTACTCAAAAACGGCATTTGCTATTAGAGCGTACAGATAATGGAAGTGAAACCAGAAAAGAAGGTGTAGAGTGGACTTTTCATACTCCGCGATTCCCTAGCATCTACACTAGGTTTACCTTTAGTGGAGCGTGGTTTAAGACGACTTATAAGAATAGCCTTCCTCAATACGAGAAACCCAATGTGATTATTAGTGACAAGGAGATTCCTTTCATCGGGATTTATCAAGATACAGAAGGGCTCATCTCGGAGACACTTAATACAGATCTTCGGGCTGATACATATATCCCTCACCTTGGACTAGGGGTGTCATTATCATTTCAGAGCAATTGGTTCTCCTCAGCTCAGAGGTTACCCATTTCTGCTTATCCAACTAGGTATATTGACCTTGATGGCAAGGAGTGGAACTACGAGGTCTCCGATAACATGCCAGCTGAGCTCAAGTGGCTGAAACGGAATATAACGGACAGTATGTTTGAAAAGTATGTGGTTCCTTTCATGATGACGACTAACTTAAAAGCAACAAAGTACTTATTAAATGATAAGCTCCGCATCGCTCTCTTTGTGAATAAAATATTTGACTACACCCCAGACTTTGAGAGAAATGGACACACCATTAGGCGTAATCAATATCCATACTTTGGAATGGAACTAAACATAAACTTATGA
- a CDS encoding restriction endonuclease, which yields MLEHEKIPYNSFDFQHIWKDGMRLPAQSQGLDRWFFQWQWHNPLDIERCEEDDTVVESPSGYYASYVIGAQWFDEEKKTMPLVVTTKHGCDKVDFLNMFSTCFNSGISAEEFSRIYEVDMEQPRIRAPQLNSVLSPLIIVHFLIVVQEIIKRGLKKDYVERENNLNKVKGRIDISRNERTNIMRKRYDKVFCRYQEYSENIPENRLLKKALLFSRQILHHSAISKSLIPLRHTVNQLLSSFYGVDDRIEVWEVKSIKHHKIFKEYDEAIRLAQMILRRYDYNITNINSPAEEYCPVFWVDMSLLYEHYVFGLLKEAYGDKIKYQSRGYTGYPDFICYEPKIIMDTKYIPRFERGKIDVDIARQLSAYARDRLLFKEPPTENIPCLIIYPKEGEPQNPFKDTPLTKLIENEDKHLWNFHRIAVPLPTLAI from the coding sequence ATGCTGGAACACGAAAAAATCCCGTATAATTCTTTCGACTTTCAACATATTTGGAAAGACGGAATGCGTTTGCCTGCTCAGAGTCAAGGCCTAGACAGATGGTTCTTTCAATGGCAGTGGCATAATCCTTTGGATATAGAAAGATGCGAGGAGGATGACACTGTAGTCGAAAGTCCATCGGGATATTATGCATCATATGTTATCGGAGCTCAGTGGTTCGATGAAGAAAAGAAAACCATGCCCCTTGTAGTCACGACAAAGCATGGGTGTGACAAAGTAGATTTCTTGAATATGTTCAGCACTTGTTTTAATAGCGGCATATCCGCAGAGGAATTCTCTCGAATTTACGAAGTTGACATGGAACAACCTCGCATTAGGGCACCACAGCTAAATAGTGTGTTGAGTCCTTTGATAATCGTGCATTTTCTGATTGTTGTCCAAGAGATAATAAAACGTGGGCTTAAGAAAGATTATGTAGAAAGAGAGAATAACCTTAACAAGGTCAAAGGGCGTATTGATATCTCTCGTAACGAACGTACCAATATCATGCGGAAACGTTATGACAAGGTCTTTTGTAGGTATCAGGAATACTCTGAGAATATTCCTGAAAATCGATTACTAAAAAAGGCGTTGCTTTTTTCCCGTCAAATTCTACACCATTCAGCGATAAGTAAAAGCCTCATCCCTTTACGGCATACTGTCAATCAGCTTTTATCCTCTTTTTATGGAGTTGATGACCGAATAGAAGTATGGGAAGTTAAAAGCATAAAACATCATAAGATCTTTAAGGAGTACGATGAGGCGATAAGACTTGCACAAATGATACTTCGACGATACGATTATAATATCACAAATATCAATTCTCCAGCAGAAGAGTATTGCCCTGTTTTTTGGGTGGACATGTCATTACTTTATGAGCATTATGTTTTTGGCTTACTGAAAGAGGCTTATGGAGATAAGATAAAATACCAATCACGGGGCTATACGGGGTATCCTGACTTTATTTGTTATGAGCCAAAAATCATAATGGATACTAAGTATATCCCTCGCTTTGAGAGAGGAAAGATCGATGTAGATATTGCAAGGCAACTAAGTGCTTATGCACGCGATCGTCTTTTATTCAAAGAGCCCCCAACTGAAAACATCCCTTGCCTTATCATTTATCCGAAAGAAGGAGAGCCACAAAATCCATTCAAGGACACACCTCTTACTAAGCTGATAGAGAACGAAGACAAACATTTGTGGAATTTTCATCGTATAGCAGTACCATTACCAACACTTGCCATATGA
- a CDS encoding AAA family ATPase: protein MDKHSEKLWHIQMHLPEGKDGIRIDPKDMLLRENPVIGTGEWDDPQCRNFKELPIGTIILVREGKHAIALCKIISESFTSHELQEKFLNINYRKVKILGFVPDEAQPRPTLFSQGTLKSCGPRTEQWEYIDKLISMMENNKTMESYIHLLKEKKNIILQGAPGTGKTYTTASIAVRMCNKDFSDFDNHAKVMKEYERLQDAGQIAFCTFHQSMDYEDFVEGLKPEIIGNSVEYNVESGIFKNICEKAQTKEDVDIISSIDKYLESIKGFENKKVIPTISGKSEIYVWWTEGNNTISTRSVISKSEKGEQYTPSPLNIEKIKLQAIGEGKENNWHRYAKAFINAVKKEYHIDNQVSDKPYILIIDEINRGNVSKIFGELITLLEADKRSGGGDHHISLKLPYSKDDFSVPSNLYIIGTMNTTDRSTGTIDYAIRRRFAFITLESSADVIRESVNEEVRDIALALFEEINGKSRNDKDSFIAKHKAADFELEDLKVGHSYFMAKDIDTLKMKMRYEVVPLLKEYIKDGILRGMQGDEEYFQKWMNAECLHTGRAPIIGMNE from the coding sequence ATGGATAAACACTCTGAGAAACTATGGCATATTCAAATGCACTTACCAGAGGGGAAAGACGGCATAAGAATCGATCCGAAAGATATGCTCTTAAGAGAAAATCCAGTGATTGGTACAGGAGAATGGGACGACCCACAATGTCGGAATTTCAAAGAACTCCCAATTGGGACCATCATATTAGTACGAGAAGGGAAGCATGCCATCGCATTATGTAAGATCATTAGCGAGTCGTTTACAAGCCATGAATTGCAAGAGAAATTCCTAAATATAAACTATAGAAAAGTAAAAATACTTGGGTTTGTTCCTGATGAGGCTCAACCACGTCCAACTTTATTTTCTCAGGGGACATTGAAGTCATGTGGTCCTCGGACAGAACAATGGGAGTACATTGATAAATTAATATCTATGATGGAAAATAATAAAACGATGGAGAGTTATATCCATCTCTTAAAAGAGAAAAAGAATATCATCTTGCAGGGGGCACCTGGAACTGGTAAGACCTATACCACTGCATCGATTGCTGTTCGGATGTGTAATAAAGACTTTTCAGACTTTGACAACCACGCAAAAGTCATGAAAGAATATGAGCGTTTACAGGATGCTGGACAAATAGCATTTTGTACATTTCATCAATCAATGGACTATGAAGATTTTGTTGAGGGTTTGAAGCCAGAAATCATAGGGAATTCAGTAGAATATAATGTAGAAAGTGGAATCTTTAAGAACATCTGTGAAAAGGCTCAAACAAAAGAAGATGTAGATATCATTTCTAGTATTGATAAGTATCTAGAATCTATTAAGGGATTTGAAAACAAGAAAGTCATCCCAACGATTTCCGGCAAATCAGAGATCTATGTTTGGTGGACAGAAGGGAATAATACCATCAGTACTCGTAGTGTAATCTCAAAGAGTGAAAAGGGAGAGCAGTACACCCCATCACCACTTAATATAGAAAAAATTAAACTACAAGCTATTGGTGAAGGAAAAGAGAATAATTGGCACCGATACGCCAAAGCATTTATTAATGCTGTGAAGAAAGAATACCATATTGATAATCAAGTATCTGACAAGCCTTACATCCTTATCATCGACGAAATCAATAGAGGTAATGTCTCCAAAATATTTGGGGAACTTATCACTTTATTAGAAGCAGATAAGCGTAGTGGTGGAGGAGATCATCATATAAGTTTAAAGTTACCATACTCCAAAGATGATTTCTCTGTACCCTCTAATCTATACATCATTGGAACAATGAATACAACGGATAGATCCACAGGTACGATAGACTATGCAATACGCCGTCGCTTTGCCTTTATTACCTTGGAGTCAAGTGCTGATGTTATTAGAGAGTCGGTTAATGAGGAGGTTCGTGACATAGCACTAGCTTTATTTGAAGAAATCAATGGAAAATCAAGAAACGATAAGGATTCTTTTATTGCCAAGCATAAGGCTGCGGACTTTGAGCTTGAGGACTTGAAGGTAGGACACAGCTATTTCATGGCTAAGGATATTGACACCCTTAAGATGAAGATGCGTTATGAGGTCGTCCCTTTGCTAAAAGAGTATATCAAGGATGGTATCCTAAGAGGTATGCAAGGCGATGAAGAATATTTTCAGAAGTGGATGAATGCAGAGTGTCTTCACACAGGAAGAGCACCTATAATAGGCATGAATGAGTAA